One Sandaracinaceae bacterium genomic window carries:
- a CDS encoding ABC transporter permease, with translation MQNIMSIAGRQFRSYFNGPVAYITAALVLLFVGLLVWSTFFLSNKATASEVFTWFGIAMVFAAPALTMGLIAEERHSGTLELLLTMPVKESEVILGKYLGAFGLFVVVVALTIINPIAISTLGDLDWGTVFTGYLGLILQGASMLAIGMMASSLAENQLVAFFISFFFLAFFGWVAPLVLGFLSTGFWATFFQVVSLQGHLESMTRGVIALSDVLFFLSLTIFGLLVAFRGLEKRRWS, from the coding sequence ATGCAAAACATCATGTCCATCGCCGGGCGCCAGTTCCGGAGCTACTTCAACGGGCCCGTCGCCTACATCACGGCGGCGCTGGTCCTGCTGTTCGTGGGCCTGCTGGTCTGGTCCACGTTCTTCCTCTCCAACAAGGCGACGGCGAGCGAGGTCTTCACCTGGTTCGGCATCGCGATGGTCTTCGCCGCGCCCGCCCTGACCATGGGGCTCATCGCGGAGGAGCGGCACAGCGGCACGCTGGAGCTGCTGCTGACGATGCCGGTCAAGGAGTCCGAGGTGATCCTCGGGAAGTACCTCGGCGCGTTCGGCCTCTTCGTGGTCGTCGTGGCTCTGACCATCATCAACCCGATCGCCATCTCGACCCTGGGTGACCTCGACTGGGGCACGGTCTTCACCGGCTACCTCGGGCTCATCCTCCAGGGCGCGTCGATGCTCGCCATCGGCATGATGGCCTCGAGCCTGGCCGAGAACCAGCTCGTCGCCTTCTTCATCTCCTTCTTCTTCCTGGCCTTCTTCGGCTGGGTGGCGCCGCTCGTGCTCGGGTTCTTGAGCACGGGCTTCTGGGCGACCTTCTTCCAGGTGGTCTCCCTGCAAGGGCACCTCGAGAGCATGACCCGCGGCGTGATCGCGCTGAGCGACGTGCTCTTCTTCCTCTCTCTGACCATCTTCGGGCTCCTCGTCGCCTTCCGTGGCCTCGAGAAGCGGCGGTGGAGCTGA
- a CDS encoding ATP-binding cassette domain-containing protein translates to MTDVMIEASGLGKEYGSFVALKDASFELRRGEILGFLGPNGAGKSTTMKILTCFIAPTTGTATVAGADIWDDPIGVRESIGYLPESTPLYQEMLVLEYLEWVAQMRGLKGEAGNKRILKVVEEVGLGDVIAKSINELSKGYKQRVGLAQALIHEPPILILDEPMSGLDPNQAVEIRSLIKEIGKERTIILSTHNLAEVQVTCQRVLIIDKGRIVADDTPEGLAKSGGGPRFRLTVLKDKRLKDGGYRDSTDGEGAIKAAFSKVDGVLSVSTIKDRKGELEVEVAVGSDSDEDARPELFRAAVDNGLVLVGFSTKTQNLEQIFRNLTTATPEDALEEDEEWEDEEDEELEDETASDEDEGEEE, encoded by the coding sequence ATGACCGACGTGATGATCGAGGCCTCCGGCCTCGGGAAAGAGTACGGGAGCTTCGTCGCGCTGAAGGACGCCAGCTTCGAGCTGCGCCGCGGCGAGATCCTCGGCTTTCTCGGCCCGAACGGCGCCGGCAAGTCGACGACGATGAAGATCCTGACCTGCTTCATCGCTCCCACCACCGGCACCGCGACCGTGGCGGGCGCCGACATCTGGGACGATCCCATCGGCGTCCGCGAGTCGATCGGCTACCTGCCGGAGAGCACCCCGCTCTACCAGGAGATGCTGGTGCTCGAGTACCTCGAGTGGGTCGCGCAGATGCGCGGCCTCAAGGGCGAGGCGGGCAACAAGCGCATCCTGAAGGTGGTCGAGGAGGTGGGCCTGGGCGACGTGATCGCCAAGTCCATCAACGAGCTGTCCAAGGGCTACAAGCAGCGCGTCGGGCTGGCGCAGGCGCTCATCCACGAGCCGCCGATCCTCATCCTCGACGAGCCGATGAGCGGCCTGGACCCGAACCAGGCGGTCGAGATCCGCTCGCTGATCAAGGAGATCGGCAAGGAGCGCACGATCATCCTGTCGACGCACAACCTCGCCGAGGTGCAGGTCACCTGCCAGCGGGTCCTCATCATCGACAAGGGCCGCATCGTCGCCGACGACACCCCCGAGGGCCTCGCCAAGAGCGGCGGCGGCCCGCGCTTCCGGCTGACGGTCCTCAAGGACAAGCGCCTGAAGGACGGCGGCTACCGCGACTCGACCGACGGAGAGGGCGCCATCAAGGCAGCCTTCAGCAAGGTCGACGGCGTGCTCTCGGTCTCCACCATCAAGGATCGCAAGGGCGAGCTGGAGGTGGAGGTCGCGGTCGGCAGTGACTCCGACGAGGACGCGCGCCCGGAGCTGTTCCGCGCCGCGGTCGACAACGGCCTCGTGCTCGTCGGCTTCTCCACCAAGACCCAGAACCTCGAGCAGATCTTCCGCAACCTGACCACCGCCACCCCCGAGGACGCCCTCGAGGAGGACGAGGAGTGGGAGGACGAGGAAGACGAAGAGCTCGAAGACGAGACCGCCTCCGACGAAGACGAAGGGGAGGAGGAGTAG
- a CDS encoding extensin family protein, whose translation MDLVRTPGLLIACALFASGAAAQLEEPMELGHGPDPDCVTEVHASLGDTPPREETPAIELPEGRAIAALDARACHALLRQHEIAFTPLPDTEGVAIPVRVERVAGMRVASRGHSELNEIVDCRLAVAILAWAPTLRAEGVRALLHYSTYRPGARVGRSNRVSGHARALALDLSHVVFRDGTEIDVLEGWTARDRGAAPCEGEHEEDAPSARLRRLVCAAVEADLFQVVLTPHYDQAHQNHVHLELVPDVDWSFVR comes from the coding sequence ATGGACCTCGTCCGTACGCCCGGTCTGCTGATCGCCTGCGCGCTCTTCGCGTCGGGCGCGGCGGCCCAGCTGGAGGAGCCGATGGAGCTGGGGCACGGCCCGGACCCCGACTGCGTCACCGAGGTCCACGCGTCGCTCGGCGACACGCCTCCGCGGGAAGAGACGCCTGCGATCGAGCTGCCCGAGGGGCGAGCCATCGCCGCGCTCGACGCCCGCGCGTGCCACGCGCTCCTGCGCCAGCACGAGATCGCGTTCACGCCGCTCCCCGACACGGAGGGCGTGGCCATCCCCGTGCGGGTCGAGCGCGTGGCGGGGATGCGGGTCGCGAGCCGCGGCCACTCGGAGCTGAACGAGATCGTCGACTGCCGGCTCGCGGTGGCGATCCTCGCCTGGGCGCCCACCCTCCGGGCCGAGGGCGTCCGCGCGCTGCTGCACTACTCGACCTACCGCCCGGGCGCGCGGGTCGGGCGGAGCAACCGGGTCAGCGGCCACGCGCGCGCGCTCGCGCTGGATCTGAGCCACGTCGTGTTCCGGGACGGAACCGAGATCGACGTGCTCGAGGGCTGGACCGCGCGCGATCGCGGCGCCGCCCCTTGCGAGGGGGAGCACGAGGAGGACGCGCCGTCCGCGCGTCTGCGGCGGCTGGTCTGCGCGGCGGTGGAGGCCGACCTCTTCCAGGTCGTGCTCACGCCCCACTACGACCAGGCGCACCAGAACCACGTGCACCTCGAGCTCGTGCCGGACGTGGACTGGTCGTTCGTGCGCTGA
- a CDS encoding sterol desaturase family protein, with protein sequence MKEDQESADDLSKLVQSHGALKPGSGLLSGVVGLSLAALSFLGVLAFRFPAYTSTPELRQLYDVSTLRYVMFGAMVVAGGVALVNGVLGRRRKLALATFAFLVVAQALGGPNTPIGDFPDETPYIGLDFFILDLLGSAIVFILIEKAMPLRRDQPVFRLEWQNDLTHFFFNHLVVGFVLLITNRVVHGTFGWAQSDTIQGFIQHLPFPLAVLLVILVADLVQYWTHRAYHEVPFLWRFHAVHHSAPHMDWLAGSRQHILELILTRILVLAPIFILGFSQRVIDAYVIIVGFQAVFNHCNVDVRLGPLRYVLVTPNFHHWHHSRDTEAIDKNYAAHFAFLDHLFGTAVRADRIWPSRYGVVGDYIPIGFFKQQLFPFVGSTESRERSIVPPEAESWSPAVAPVGVESDTTSAHR encoded by the coding sequence ATGAAGGAAGACCAAGAGAGCGCCGACGACCTGTCGAAGCTGGTCCAGAGCCACGGCGCGCTGAAGCCCGGCTCGGGGCTGCTCTCCGGCGTGGTCGGGCTCAGCCTCGCCGCGCTCTCCTTCCTCGGCGTCCTGGCCTTCCGTTTCCCGGCCTACACCTCCACCCCCGAGCTGCGGCAGCTCTACGACGTCAGCACGCTCCGCTACGTGATGTTCGGGGCCATGGTGGTCGCGGGCGGGGTCGCGCTGGTCAACGGCGTGCTCGGCCGCCGCCGGAAGCTCGCGCTGGCGACCTTCGCCTTCCTCGTCGTCGCCCAGGCGCTCGGCGGCCCGAACACGCCCATCGGCGACTTCCCGGACGAGACCCCCTACATCGGGCTCGACTTCTTCATCCTCGATCTCCTCGGCTCGGCGATCGTCTTCATCCTGATCGAGAAGGCGATGCCGCTCCGGCGGGACCAGCCCGTGTTCCGCCTCGAGTGGCAGAACGACCTGACGCACTTCTTCTTCAACCACCTCGTCGTCGGCTTCGTGCTCCTCATCACCAACCGGGTGGTGCACGGCACGTTCGGGTGGGCGCAGTCGGACACCATCCAGGGCTTCATCCAGCACCTGCCGTTCCCGCTCGCGGTGCTGCTCGTCATCCTCGTCGCGGATCTCGTGCAGTACTGGACGCACCGCGCCTATCACGAGGTGCCCTTCCTCTGGCGCTTCCACGCCGTGCACCACAGCGCGCCGCACATGGACTGGCTGGCGGGCTCGCGTCAGCACATCCTCGAGCTGATCCTGACCCGCATCCTCGTGCTCGCGCCGATCTTCATCCTCGGCTTCTCGCAGCGGGTGATCGACGCCTACGTGATCATCGTGGGCTTCCAGGCGGTCTTCAATCACTGCAACGTCGACGTGCGCCTCGGGCCGCTGCGCTACGTGCTGGTCACGCCCAACTTCCACCACTGGCACCACAGCCGCGACACCGAGGCCATCGACAAGAACTACGCGGCCCACTTCGCCTTCCTCGACCACCTCTTCGGGACGGCCGTGCGCGCCGATCGCATCTGGCCGAGCCGCTACGGGGTGGTGGGCGACTACATCCCGATCGGCTTCTTCAAGCAGCAGCTCTTCCCGTTCGTGGGCTCCACGGAGAGCCGCGAGCGCTCGATCGTGCCGCCCGAGGCGGAGTCCTGGTCTCCCGCCGTCGCGCCGGTCGGCGTCGAATCTGACACGACCTCCGCGCACCGTTAG
- a CDS encoding acetoacetate decarboxylase family protein, whose amino-acid sequence MTAAWRQLRRLAFPDGGLLYRDAAYLAVEMTIGRPDVAGRWVPRPLRLAGSTATLFTAHFAQNSFGSVYSEAGLLLPVEHACRSAVHCPWMVVDDDVALILGRELLGYPKKLAAIEWSDDDVDVEARVTRKGQPLLTMSARLGMRRADSPPIIGRPHRNVRGGPVFPHLVAFTPEEISRERRDAAVSVAVTPSDRDPLAALELHDPRGGRLHRVDLRAGRLPLPVGLASPVAHLRGLARRSL is encoded by the coding sequence ATGACGGCGGCGTGGAGACAGCTGCGTCGGCTCGCCTTCCCCGACGGCGGCCTCCTCTACCGGGACGCCGCCTACCTCGCGGTGGAGATGACGATCGGTCGACCCGACGTGGCCGGCCGCTGGGTCCCTCGACCCCTCCGGCTGGCGGGCTCGACGGCGACGCTGTTCACGGCCCACTTCGCCCAGAACAGCTTCGGCTCCGTGTACTCGGAGGCCGGGCTCCTGCTCCCCGTCGAGCACGCTTGCCGGTCCGCCGTCCACTGCCCCTGGATGGTGGTCGACGACGACGTCGCGCTCATCCTCGGGCGAGAGCTGCTCGGCTACCCAAAGAAGCTCGCGGCGATCGAGTGGAGCGACGACGACGTGGATGTGGAGGCGCGTGTCACGCGCAAGGGCCAGCCGCTCCTGACGATGAGCGCGCGCCTCGGGATGCGCCGCGCCGACTCCCCCCCGATCATCGGGCGACCACACCGCAACGTCCGCGGCGGACCGGTCTTCCCTCACCTCGTCGCGTTCACCCCCGAGGAGATCTCCCGCGAGCGACGCGACGCCGCCGTCTCCGTGGCGGTGACGCCGAGCGATCGCGACCCCCTCGCCGCGCTCGAGCTCCACGACCCGCGGGGCGGCCGCCTCCATCGGGTCGATCTGCGGGCGGGCAGGCTGCCTCTCCCCGTGGGGCTCGCGTCACCCGTCGCGCATCTGCGGGGCCTCGCGCGCCGATCGCTCTGA
- a CDS encoding SDR family oxidoreductase — protein MRELEGRVAVVTGAASGIGEALAHELARRGARLLLLDVAEERLAQVARGLGATAMPCDVRSTEDVRAAADRVAGWDVPPALLFVNAGVASVGPALTAPEDDVRWVFDVNVLGTMRVARAFAPAMMEAGSGGICFTASVAGLLGAPGMPVYSASKHAVVGFADALRVELLASGVTVTTLCPGFVRTGLHAATRYHEAGFARFLEAAPDWLALRPEGVAHAAVDATLEGSPQLAMGWERHAVGFSRRWPRLYARTASALGRRLGLVSGR, from the coding sequence ATGCGTGAGCTCGAGGGTCGCGTGGCCGTCGTCACGGGCGCGGCGTCCGGCATCGGCGAAGCCCTCGCGCACGAGCTCGCGCGACGCGGCGCCCGGCTCCTCCTCCTGGACGTGGCCGAGGAGCGGCTCGCGCAGGTCGCGCGCGGGCTCGGGGCGACCGCGATGCCCTGCGACGTGCGATCGACCGAAGACGTGCGCGCCGCCGCGGACCGCGTGGCGGGCTGGGACGTTCCGCCCGCGCTCCTGTTCGTCAACGCCGGGGTCGCGAGCGTCGGCCCCGCGCTCACGGCCCCGGAGGACGACGTGCGCTGGGTCTTCGACGTCAACGTGCTGGGCACCATGCGCGTCGCGCGGGCCTTCGCGCCCGCCATGATGGAGGCCGGCTCGGGCGGCATCTGCTTCACGGCGTCGGTCGCGGGCCTCCTCGGGGCGCCGGGCATGCCCGTCTACAGCGCGTCCAAGCACGCGGTGGTGGGCTTCGCAGACGCGCTGCGGGTGGAGCTCCTGGCGAGCGGGGTGACGGTCACGACACTCTGCCCCGGCTTCGTCCGGACGGGGCTGCACGCCGCGACGCGCTATCACGAGGCCGGCTTCGCGCGCTTCCTGGAGGCCGCGCCCGACTGGCTCGCCCTGCGGCCCGAGGGGGTCGCGCACGCCGCCGTCGACGCCACGCTCGAGGGCTCCCCGCAGCTCGCGATGGGATGGGAGCGCCACGCGGTCGGCTTCAGCCGGCGGTGGCCACGCCTCTACGCGCGCACGGCCAGCGCGCTCGGCCGTCGCCTCGGGCTCGTGAGCGGGCGATGA